In Chitinophaga oryzae, the sequence TTTATTCTTTTACGTCGTAAAGGATCACAAATTCCACCCTCCTGTTTTTAGCTTTACCTTCTTCAGTGTTGTTGGAGGCAATGGGATGACGGTCTGCCAGACCCCAGGTAAACATACGGTCGTCGTTTACCTTGAACTCACTGAGCAGGTCTTTGGCGCGTTTTGCACGGTTTTCTGACAGCTCGCGGTTATAGCCGGAAGAGCCGGTGCTGTCTGTGTGCCCTGTTATGAGGATTTTGGTTTTGTTGTATTTGTTCAATACATCGGCAAAATGTTC encodes:
- a CDS encoding OmpA family protein codes for the protein MKRMLMTSRYWVYALLAVTFMASCASSKKSASPHVYMTKQYKELKNVLNEAEVSIIRDSLKVIFPNNVLFASSSDELKPEIKPTFEHFADVLNKYNKTKILITGHTDSTGSSGYNRELSENRAKRAKDLLSEFKVNDDRMFTWGLADRHPIASNNTEEGKAKNRRVEFVILYDVKE